One window of the Spartobacteria bacterium genome contains the following:
- a CDS encoding zinc ribbon domain-containing protein: MPIYEFYCPVCHAIYSFFSRSINTAGQPSCPKCGREKLSREVSRFAAIGKQTEAGEGMDDLPIDEAKMERAMTELAADAARMNEDDPSAAAQLMRKMSDMTGLEFNEPMREAIARMERGEDPEQIEREMGSIMDDMEPFVLPGARAGRAPRPPARDEKLYDM; encoded by the coding sequence ATGCCAATATATGAGTTTTATTGTCCAGTGTGTCATGCAATTTATAGTTTCTTTTCACGCAGTATCAATACTGCTGGACAGCCATCCTGTCCGAAATGCGGAAGAGAGAAACTGAGCCGAGAGGTGTCACGGTTTGCCGCTATCGGTAAGCAGACGGAAGCGGGTGAGGGGATGGATGATCTGCCCATTGATGAAGCAAAAATGGAGCGGGCGATGACAGAGCTTGCTGCGGATGCGGCACGCATGAATGAGGATGATCCAAGTGCTGCGGCACAGCTGATGCGAAAGATGTCTGATATGACGGGGCTGGAATTCAATGAGCCGATGCGGGAAGCGATTGCCCGTATGGAACGGGGTGAGGATCCAGAGCAGATTGAACGGGAGATGGGGAGTATCATGGATGATATGGAGCCCTTTGTTTTGCCCGGGGCGCGTGCTGGTAGAGCGCCTCGTCCGCCTGCGCGTGATGAAAAATTGTATGATATGTGA
- a CDS encoding metal-sensitive transcriptional regulator: MNRLARIEGQINGIRRMIEEEQYCIDIITQIQAARAALQSMSNMILKKHMENCVVEAFQSEKPEAIEKNIKEVMTVISRMQR, encoded by the coding sequence ATGAACCGACTCGCCCGTATCGAAGGACAGATCAACGGTATCCGGCGAATGATTGAAGAGGAACAATACTGCATCGATATCATCACGCAGATTCAGGCCGCCCGCGCAGCACTGCAATCCATGAGCAATATGATCCTGAAAAAACACATGGAAAACTGCGTCGTCGAGGCCTTCCAGTCCGAAAAACCCGAAGCGATCGAGAAAAACATCAAAGAAGTCATGACTGTCATCAGCCGCATGCAGCGCTGA